The genomic interval CTCCAGTCTGTCGCACAGCTGGAATTGCAAGTGCCCAAGATTACCCTCGATTCAGATGATGACATCCTCAACATGACGGTGCAGCAAATTTTGCTCAAGGTTCGAACAGACGCAACAGACAAAGACCCCGAGTGGGTGGATGACGCTAGCGTGGATGAGGAATTGCAAGCGAAGTGCCTGTCATTGCACATTCTCGTCAACCGACTGCGCAGTATGGACGATGTCGAAGAGGCTAAAGAGAAGGCCGTACCTGTCTTCAAGCTGCTCAAGACATTGGTCGCGAAGAGAGGAGAGCTCTGCAAGACGAAGGATACTCCCAACCACCACAAGTCACGACTTCGTCTGCTAGCAGCTCAGCTGTTGCTGAAGCTATGTACCATCAAGCATTTCGACGACTTCCTGACGCCGGCCGATTTCAACCGTCTCGCATTCACGGCGCAGGATACCGAACTAACTGTTCGCCGGGGTTTCATCGAGAAGCTCCAAAAGTACCTTGTGCAGAACAAGCTTCGGGCACGCTTCTACACCATCATCTTCTTGACGGCATTCGAGCCGAATAACGATCTGAAGCAGCGCGTTGAGACCTGGATCCGGTCCCGGGCTCGCGCATTGGGGGCGAATGAACAGCACCCTATGGAGGCGATCATGGGACGACTCATCTCTTTGCTGTCTCACCATCCCGACTTCAACAAGCCAGAGAATATCGATGATGCCAGTGCAGAGGAATTGAGCTCATATGCCAGTGACCTAGCGGACCATGGCCGCTACATTCTGTACTATCTTACAAATGTGGCAACGGAAGAGAACTTGGGACTCATCTACAAGTACGCTGAAAGGGTGAAGCAGACTCGTGATGCGATCAGCCCGGAGGCGAGCGAGAATCTTTACGTTGTCAGCGATTTGGCCCAGGCCGTTGTAAGGAAATGGCAGGAGAGGAAGAATTGGAGTTTCCAAGCGTACCCGGGCAAGGTCGGGTTGCCGATCGGCCTCTACACTGCCTTGCCTTCACACCAGGTCGCTCAGGAGATTGCCGAGAAGCAGTACCTGCCGTCAGAGATTGATGAGAAATTGGACGGTCTGTTCAAATCAATCGATCGAAAGAAGGTAAGCCGACACTATCTCCCACGTTGTCCGATCTCTAAGCTTACAAAATTACAGAAGAGAAAGTCTACAGATGATCGTGGAGACCACCATCCAGCCAAGAAGGCAAGGTCAGCCCCGAGGGTCAGGGAGCCTAAGGCACCAAAGGAGCCTAAGCCGAAGAAGCAGAAGGTCAAGAAGCCCGCCAAGGTCAAGGCCCCGCGCCGCGAATCTGACATTCCCCTGGAAAATCGGAGACGCAGCGGCCGTGCTGCTACCACTGCTGTATCCAAGTACACCGAACGCGACTCATCTGACGACGACCGTGAGATGTGGGACGGCGTCAGCAAGTGGACGTACGAGAATGAAGATGGAGAACAGACCGAGGTGTCagatgacgatgatgactCTTCGGTTCTCTCGGAAGCCCCAGAGGAAGAAAATGGCGAGGGGGCTAAGAAGCCAACAGCTGCTGCGGATGACAGCGGCGATGATTCGCCGTTGTCCGAGGTTGAGGACGTTGCGACAGAGGAACCAGAGAAGGAGGAAGTGGAagcagacgacgaggaagagccgGAAGAAGCTACGCCACCGCCCAAATCCAACGGGCGAAAGGGCAGGTCGGCAGCGGCATCAAAAGCGGCAGCCAAGACTAAACTACCAGCCCGACCTGCAGCCAAAGAGAAGCCAGCTCCGAGAGCGACGAGGACGTCGGCGCGGAGCACCCGTGGGAGGGCCGCCCAGGAGTCGATGGACGTTGATGAGAGTGACTGATCGAGGGCGGGAGTGTACAAAAAGTTTCATCTTCATTATTGCGGTGCTTTTCAATTGGTTTTAGGCATGGCTATATGTTGGCTTATGGAGGATGGATATCCCCTGCGGTGGTTGGGTGTTTTGAGTGCGCCGCCTGCGAATGCAGCTGAATCCATCATTTGCAGCTGCAATGTACTCTCGTTTCCATGCTTTCTGTCGAAACTGTCAATATACCCATGCTGCTGAAATAATTCAATCCATGAGTTATCATGTGCAGGAGGCATTATTGTGCTTCCAACTGGTTCGAACTTGTCACGAGCTTTTCCGTGGTAATATCTGAAGAGTAGCTTCCATTGCATGTGGCCGTACAGAGTATCCGTGCTTCCTACGTTACACTCCGTAGTCTCTCTGACCCTGCGGGATATGGGGAACAGCAAGCTACACAAAGGAGCTCTACCTTGAATTTGTGTGCAAGGAGTCCATGAGCTCTGTTGAAGCTTCTTCCGAAAGTGTTAACACCCTCAGGTGAGGTGGATGGCAAACGCGGTGCTCAGCACCGCCAGGGCGGTCAGCTTGTAACGACATGGCTTATGTTATTATATTTCTCTTCTCTGTTCTTGCCTTCTCGCCAATCTTCCTTTCCATCCATGGATGGACGGGACGCCGATTGAAGCGGACCGGGATGTCATGTCAAAACTTGACCAGGAACGTAAGGAGTCTTTCCAGAGGCTACCTGCCTCAGTGACTACAGATAGTAATGAACTACCCGAGGCAAGTGAGGTCGAGCTAATGAAGATGGGAAGGTTCAGGAAGCTACCACTAATTTGCACCTGCCTCCCTTGACTTTGGTAGAACGGGAAGGCACCTCAGGTTCTCCCCAGGGTTTCATAAAGCTTAACGCTGCCCAGTCAACCCGAGTGCAAAGAATCTAGAGCTCCCATCTTCAACTAGGAAAATTACACCGCCTGACTTGCGGACCTGACCTCTTGTTCCACCACTGTTGGGCCACTCATTCTCAGCCCATTGTCTTGCTTGCAGTGCAGAATGACCTGGCCGGATATCGACTATCTTGAGCTGCCCAACGGGCGAACCATTACCGTTTGCGCATCTCATCACATGGCCACCTGCGGAAAATGTTGTCTTGACTTCAGCCATGACTTCGAGTACGACGAAGACGGAAACTACTTGGACGAGGATGAAGAGGACGACGAAGAAATCTTTGGCTTTGACTACGACTCTCGCCTTCCCAGGGATGTCAGCTTCGCTCATGTTGCGAATAGCCGATATGGCCGTCTCGAGAGAATCACTGCGAGCGGATCTCGGAGATCCTCAGCGCGTGTCCAGTCTACTTGGGATGATGAAGATGACGACGACAGCGATGGTCCGCCCCCCCtcatcgacgacgatgaacCGTTCGTATGGGGGAAGGCCAAAAGATTATTCTCGGGGCACCTACTCTCAACCCATCTGTCTCTTGCCGCAGTGAATTCTCCGGCAAATTGTTTCCCTTCAGATTCAACCCGCACCACGACCCGCAGACCAGTACGCCTTTGGAGCCCACAGAACTTTTCCTTCCGAAAAAGTCCTTGATAGCTATTACATCTGTTATCCGCTTCATCAATCGCTACGACGACTCGGAAGTTCTCATTTACACCGACGGGGCCTGTCTTGACAACGGCAACGCTGCAGCCCGCGGTGGCTCCGCCTTCATCTTCAAGCCGGTACTCCCCAATGACGAGAGCGGGTGTGTGGCCTTCAAGCTCGAGGACAAGGGGCCAGACGGCCAGACATACCGCCACACCAGCAACCGCGCCAAGCTGCGCGCCGCCCTCGCCGCGCTCCAATTCAGGGCCTGATGGGGTGAGGGTGTCAAAAGTATCGTCATTGCCACCGACTCAAGCTACGTCGTGAACGGTGCCACCGACTGGGCTCGCGCGTGGATCAAGAAGGGCTGGCGAACAAGCGCCGGCGAACACGTGAAGAATAGGGACCTATGGGAGGCCTTGTTGCTTAGGAGTGAGATACTCCACGATAACAATGTTCACGTCCGCTTCTGGTACATTCCTCGCAAGTTCAATAACGAGGCTGACAGGGCTGCCAAACGCGCGGCTGCAATTGTTGAGCCGACTGTTGAGTTTAGCAAAATATTGGGGGTTCTCGTTTAAATCTACGGTATACGCTGTTTCTCGGCTCCTTGATTGGGGGCACCATCGACGACTTGACGATCACCCGCCCATCAGACCACTAGCGACGAAAGACATTCTTTGCTATTTTCAACACTATGAATAACCAGGCGTAGGACATGGCTTGGCAACGCGGTATTCAAGCACTCTCCGCCTTCACTATCATTATGAGACAGTATAATGTGGGGCTTCCCCGATACGACACTCTGAGCGTTGAGTGTGAGGGAGGATGTGAGGGACTTATCGTGTAGCTATATGGTAGGGAGCCCTCTGTGCGAATGGGATCACATATATGGTAAGGCTTTTCTAACGATCAGGCCTAGACTGGGGCTGGGCAAGCCATTGTTATCAAGCACTTATTCTTAAAAACGTTACAGTTCACTGATGCATAATAAGACTTGTGTCATGGTCTGGAAAAGGATGATTTTGGATTGACAGGCTCCTAATCCATGCGCAGAGCTTCCTATGAAATACCCGTGATATGTGTATTCCCAACCTTGAGTGAACCGTTATGCGAATAAGCACTTAAGCCATCGACACAACTAACTCTGGCGGTACTCTACCTAGCACAGGCCCCTCGCAAGAAACACCAACACGAAGAGAAGAGGGCGCACTTAGTAGAGGCGCTTGGGGGGAGACATGGAAGCCTTGATGGTCAAGCTTCCAACGTTCTGCCAGCCCTTCTTCAGCAGGGAGACGAGGTAGTTGATGGCCAACATGATGTTGGCAATCAGCTGCTCCTGGGTCATGCCGACGTTGCCGACGGCGACACCCATGCAGAGAACCTTCTTCAGCTGGAACTTGATGGTGGACTTGACCTCGGTGATCTTGCCAGAGAGATCGTCGGCGTGGGAGACGGGGGTGGGGAACTTGCCGGCTGCGAAATTGTTAGATACGGGTTCAAGTCTTAAAATAGCAAAAGGGGAAGTGAAGGAACATACCCTTGGACAGACCGGGACCCAAGAGACGGGGGATCTGCTTGATCAAGGTCTCGGAAGCGACGAAGGCGTCGTACTTGCGAGCGAGCTTCTTGATGAGCTTCTTGTTCTTGTTGAGCTTCTTCAAGTCGTCGGCGGACATGGCGTCAACACCACCGTGCTTGGCACGATCGATATCGTGCTGGTCACCGAGAATGCAGATGCTCATGTTGGGGCGGGGGACGACCGGGAGGCGGACGGTGCCGGAGAAACGCTTGTCACGCTGGGGGTCATAGTTCTTGAGGCCAATCTGAAGCTCGACAGACTCCTGTGAGGGGTATTAGCATTTGCTGATTGCTCCGCTTCGGTCGCGGACTTTGCGCTCAATTGAGCGACAGAGGTGGGTAGACTGACGAGGAAGTTGCGCTTCTTGGTCTCGAGAGAGTACTCGAGCAGCTCAGAGACCTGAGTGCGGACGTTGGCAACCGTAATTTTCGACATCTTGGCGATATCTCCCAGTAATCTGGTGCTTACGGTAGATGTTAGATGGTGATGGGGTTGAAGGGGAAAGAAAAGCAGCCGGGGACAAATTTCGGCGGGGCGCCTTATTCTTTTTCAATTAGGGCAGGGAAAAAGTTTGGCCACACCACCGTGTGTGGGTGGAGTGGACCGTGCGCGCGACGTTCCAGAAGATGCAGGCGATTGGCTGAATGTCACTGGGAGACGGGagcgcaaaaaaaaaaaaaaaaaagtcagTCGGGACCCTGGCGTTTTGGTGCCCCGCGATGAGTCTTCGCCGGTGCGTCGAGTTAATGCTACGAACCACGTGCTGAAAACTCGTGGTACCTAGAATTTTCCCGTGTCCGATACGAAGCACCTCGAACGACGAGGCCTTCCCAAATCGGAGATTCTTATGTAAGATCTGAAGCAAATCAGAAATTTGAGTGCACTCATTTCCGATACTTACACGCCGAGTTGTAGACGACAGACGAAAGGAAAAAACACACCCCTGTTGCTCACTCGGCCAGCACTCATTCGCTTCGCCGCTGCCCCTCGGTGCCCCTCCTTCTACCCGACTCTCAGAGTCACTCGCCGGGTTCACCAATAATGCGATAGCGATGAAGCAGGATACCGTCCCCCAGTACGAGAGCTTCGTCAACCCGAGTGACCTGCTCAAATGGGTTGAGGAACAGCCCGAGGAATCGTGGATCTCGTAAGACATCTCCCCCAGTCAATACCCCTCCAAAGTGAATGGTCCAAGCGTAGTATGTGTGTTAACATCATTTTTGCAAATAGCATCGCGCAAAATGTTTTTGACCACCTCCTCTCCCTGGCCGCTCAGCCAAAGGGAGTCTCGGGCAACTCATGCGTGAAGCTCTGCGGATTTGTCGAGCAAAGCTCAAAGTCCGACAAGTCAGCCCTGCGGCAATGGGCTTTTTCCAAAGAGCCCAGCCTGGGACTCTTCAACTTCTTCATCAAGTGGAATGAGACAGAGCAGCACCGGTCCATGAAGCTGGTCCTGGACCTGCTCCCCTCGCTCATCCGCCGTAACCCCGACCATGCTGTCTCTGACCTGGTCAAGACGACCATCTTGGACACCCTCATCTCCATCATTGGACCGCAGTCCACCAAGCCTTTGGTCAAGTCGTCGCTCAAGGCCATGGACTACTTTGCCGGCAAGTCCGTTTTTAGCGTCGAAGACATTGCGGCGAGTTATAAGCGGACGCAGCCAGGGTGCAGCTGGGCGTCCGACATTGCACTGTGGGAGGACTTTTTCGGCCAGATGCTCGACTGGATGACCATGCACTACGTGTGCCCGACTACGGGCAAGTTCATCGTGACCATTTTCAGGGCACTGAGACAGCAGTCTCTAAAGACGCCGCAAGCTGCAGGCGCTGAACAGTTCAGCGTTGAAATGTGGCTTCGCTGGGTCCAGGCTGCCATTGCCAAGACGCCGTCTTTGCTCGAGGGCATCAAGACGTATGTTTTCCTTCCGTTATTCAAGGATGACCGCAAAGACTCGGTCCAGATCCTGGAACAGATCAACAGCATGTGGTCTACCTCTGGCTCGGCCGTGGCTGAGCTAGACACTCTGGCCCAACTGAACCTCGCCGTGCTGGAGGTTGGTAAGAAGGTAGGCATGGTCGAGGAGCCCGGCGCCATCTACAGAGAGGAGTCCTCTTCAGCAGTAGTCTTGGAAGAGGCCGTGCTCGAAAGGGTTCTGTCACATCCTTCCCATGAGCTCCGCTCGCTGGCGCTGTCCCTCATCGTCGCCTCACCTTCAACGACGAGGCCTTACTCACCAGTGGCCCTCCGCCTGCTGCAAGCCCATCTCCCAACGTACTTCTCGGAGTCGGACGCAAAGTTCCGCATGGAACTGCTGAGCAAGCTCAAAGATATGTTCAAGCGCAGCAGAGGCGCAATCTTCATCCTGCATAAGAGTCTGGCCCGTCTCAAAGCCTTTGACGGCGCTGCCAATGGTGCGCCAAAGGCCCCTAAGGCGCCGCCGAAGCAAGCGAACCACCGCACCAACATCTTGCTCTGGCCAGAGGATAAGCTGCGAGCGAGCTTGGAGCAGCACGAAAGCTTTTTGGCGTGGTACATTGCATTTTTGCGGTCTGAGCTGATCCCCACAGCCTCTTTCCAGCGGCACTTTACCGCGCTAAGGGCCGTTGCCTTCATCCTCAAGCTCGAAGCCGACGCTGGCAAGACGTGGGAGACGGAGGAGGACGAGACCCTCTTCTTCAACCTGTTTGACGGGAAGTGGACGCGCGCGCTCCTCGACCTCATTATGGACCCATTCGACGACGTTCGGGAGAACGGTACGTCTGTCCTCAAGAACTTGTTTGGCGACAAGCGCTTCAAGTGTCTCGTTGGCGCACAAGGTGTCTCACCGACACTGGAAGAGTTCTTGTTGAGAGCCGAGGATATTGCGCGGAGGACGGCGCGAGCTGATCACGCTGATGGCGTTGCTCGAACAAACGAGCTTCTCTTTAGATTCTATGACGGTAGGGAGGCGCAGATTGCGCATATTTCAAAGTTGATGGATCTTCTTGAGGGCAAGCTCGCCTTTGCAGAGGCCGATCTGGGTAATGCCGTTCTCGAGGCGCCGGTGCATGGCTACTACGCTTCTCTCCGGTGGGTGCAACAAATACTATGCCTCCTTCGAAAGGTGCCGTGGACTGACCGAGGATTAGGTATATCTGGCAAGCTGCGGCTGATATGAGCTTTTCGGCGTCCGAGATGGAAGCAATGGCTATCCTTCAGAACCGCATTGTCAAGTGCTGTCAACGCATCTGGACTGCGGTCAGAGACATTCTGTGCGACGACTCACCCGAGGGCCACTTGCCCCAGGAGCTGGAAGATCTCGAAGGTCTTGACACCAAGGACCTGCTGAGCTACAGCTTCCGCGCCATCCACGAGTCcaggtaagtaataagagtcTACATAATGCTGTGTAGATATCTCGTCTAACATGCTACTCAGTGCTCTGATGCGTGTCATGGTCCTGCCTCTCAAGTCCAAGGCCAAGGAAGGAATTCTGCGCCCCTCGACCGACCTCTTCACAACTGTCGGATCCTTGACCTTTGACCAGCTGTCGAGCCTCAGACACCGCGGTGCCTTCAACACTGTCTCGCTGTCGTTCGCAACCTGCTGCCAGCTGGTCAAGCACCTCGATGACCCTCAAGCAGGCCACGAGAACGGCGAGACCCTGCTCGACGTCTGGTACAGGGGAACTAAGGAGTGCATCTTTTCCCAAGCATCGACTACCCGCCGCTCTGCCGGTATCCCCGCCATGATCACGGGAATAGTCTCGGCCAACGCGCCGCAGCCCTCCTTCGACGTCGTCATCGAGGAGCTCGTCGCCATCGCCCGCAAACCCGCCTTCAACTCCGAGTCGGACGGCTCCAAGCTGCCCCAGGTCCACGCCCTCAACTGCCTCAAGGACATGTTCAAGAGCTCCTTCATCACCCAGCTCGGCAAGTCGGCGCCGCACATCCCGCAGTGCCTCGACCTCGCCGCCGGCAGCCTCAAGTCCGAGGTCTGGGGTATCCGCAACTGcggcctcctcttcctccgctCTCTCCTCGACAACCTCTTTGGCACAAACGAGAGCAAAGCCACCCTCGAGGCCGGCTGGGATGGCCGCACAACGCGCCTGCAGTACCACAAGTTTCCCATCCTGCCCTCCGTGCTATTGAACCTCCTCCGCTCCGGCCGCGAGGTCATGAAACCCACAACGCTGGGAAGCACCATCGCCGCCGAGTCCGTCTTCCCTGCCCTCGACATCATCCGCCGCGCCGGACCCCCCGACGCCTCGCGCGACGAGCTGTACGGTCTCGTCGCGGGCTACCTCGCCAGCCCCGTCTGGCACGTCCGGGAGATGGCCGCTCGCGCTCTGTGTTCTTTCCTCCTTAAAGACGACGATTGGGTCAGCCTTGCCGAAGCCATCATCAAGGACTCCCTCGCCGCGGCGCCCGCCAGCAGGAACAACCACCTCCACGGCGGCCTGCTGACCGTCAAGGCGGTCTTTGAGCGGCTCTCCGACGTCTCGCCTCAGAGACTGTCGTCTGGCCTCCCGCGCGTGGTCTCGATTCTCGGCGGTCTCGAAGCCAGCGCGTCTGACTCCTTTGCCTCCTGCCCAGACATCCGCACCGCTTACCTGGAAGTCCAAAACCTCATCTCCCTCTTCGCCCTATCTTACccgtcatcatcatcaccgtCATCACAGGGCGCTGCCTCCTCCACCATCTCACAATCCCCACAAAGCGCCCTCCTCCGCACCCAACTCGCCATCGCAGCAGTTCACGCCGCCCAaacctcctcctcgccctccgCCTCCCTCCGCGAAACCCTCCTCTCGACAAGAACAACAAGCGTAGAGACAACAATTACAACCCTCGAAACCCTCGCCTCAGTCCACCACCCGCACCTGTCCCCCGCGGAAGCAGCATCCTACGCCGCGCTGTACACCGACGTAGCCCGCTCCGCAACACACCCAGACTCCTGCGCCGCCGCCCTCGTCAACCTCGCAGAGGTCCTGGACCTCGTCCTGGCAGCAGCAACGGCCTCCCGCGATGCCGATGCCGATGCCAACTCTCGACAACCCTCAAAcctcctcccctcccccgAGACCCTGACACAGCTTTGGCAAGACCTCCTCGCGAGAACAATCAACCCAAACCTCTCCAACGCAATCACCCGCGCCAGCGGCCCCATCATGGCATCCCTCGTCTCCCAATCTCTCGCTACCTCATCCACCGCGCGCTCCCTCCGCGGCTGGGGCAACCTAATGTCCTCGGCCCTCCACGACTCCCGCCCCTTTGACACCCGCATCGCCGCAGCAGCCTCCCtcgcctccttcttctccgcaGCAAACTCAACCTCTTCAACCACCGCAGACCAAAACCAAGCAGAAGCAGAGGCAGAAGCACCCCTCCTCCCCGCCCTCATAGCCCTCTACGACGCCCtcaacgacgacgacgacgaagtcCGCGACCTCGCCTCCCTCTCCGCAAAACACATCCTCTCCGCGCCCCTCGCGCCCCTCGACGCCGCCTCCTCGCTGCTATCCTACATCGCAACCACCTACCGCGACAGTCCCGCCCTCCACTCCCTCCTCGCATCCCGCGTCACGGGCCAGGTCTCCTCAGATGCAGCCAACGACACAgagaccaccgccgccgcacaATGGTCCACCGCGGAATCACAACTCTCCGCCGCCCTCCGCTTCGACGACTCCCTCTTCGCAATCGAAGAGCAGAACCTCTTCATCGACGAGGTTCGCG from Colletotrichum lupini chromosome 2, complete sequence carries:
- a CDS encoding RNase H domain-containing protein, which encodes MTWPDIDYLELPNGRTITVCASHHMATCGKCCLDFSHDFEYDEDGNYLDEDEEDDEEIFGFDYDSRLPRDVSFAHVANSRYGRLERITASGSRRSSARVQSTWDDEDDDDSDGPPPLIDDDEPFNPHHDPQTSTPLEPTELFLPKKSLIAITSVIRFINRYDDSEVLIYTDGACLDNGNAAARGGSAFIFKPVLPNDESGCVAFKLEDKGPDGQTYRHTSNRAKLRAALAALQFRA
- a CDS encoding ribosomal protein L1p/L10e family protein encodes the protein MSKITVANVRTQVSELLEYSLETKKRNFLVSLPTSESVELQIGLKNYDPQRDKRFSGTVRLPVVPRPNMSICILGDQHDIDRAKHGGVDAMSADDLKKLNKNKKLIKKLARKYDAFVASETLIKQIPRLLGPGLSKAGKFPTPVSHADDLSGKITEVKSTIKFQLKKVLCMGVAVGNVGMTQEQLIANIMLAINYLVSLLKKGWQNVGSLTIKASMSPPKRLY